A window of Roseiflexus castenholzii DSM 13941 genomic DNA:
CAGGTTTCACCGGAGATGATGGTCATTTAATGTAATGCGCGCAGTCTATTTATCTATCCGATGGTCACCATCGACACCCGGTACGACAGCGACGGACGATAACGCGCCTGCAACGGCGACCATATCTTCGTCAATTCCTCGCCGCTCAGGTACTGTGGGCGAATTTCAAGTCGTTCTATTTGCGAGCCGGGATCAAACCCTGCCAGCGCCTGAAGCGTCGGCGGCGGAATGCCTCCGTGATCGTCCGAAGCCAGCGTCGCCAGCGCCTCACGAATGGCGTCGCGACCGGCGAACGGCATGCGGCACAGAACCAGTGCAGCGTACCCCAGGAGAATTTCGATCTGCAAGTCCTGCGCGCCATATGCCGTCAGAAGATAGTGCAAATCCAGCCCCAGCGCCATGCGCTGCCCGCTCCGTTCGCCGGTTCGCAGACCGGCATGCGGCGTCACCTGATGAAGGAAGAGATTGATCTGCGGGCGTTCGTCCGCACCGGTGGCGATCCGATCAGGCGGCAGCGCCGAGACAATGGCATCACTGCCAATGCTGGCATTGACGCCTTCATCGACCAATCCGTTCTCGAGCACGCTTTTGAGAAAGGCTGTGACTGAGGCGATGGCAAGGGCGCTGCTCATGACTGCTCCTGAAAGCCGAAGCCTGGCAGAGAACAAGCTTCTTCACGTCACGGAGAGGAAGCAACTCAATTATAATACCGTCTGTCACGAAGTCAATCCCTAAAACAGGTAAAGATGTCAGGATACTACCGCCGCTCAGCATAAGGCGCCGCTCAGCAACCGCCTGACACCTCATGATTACGATCTTCCTGAAAGCGGATATTGCAGCCGGGCGTCTTCTGTGATAGCATTGCAATCGCCTCTGCTGCGACTTGCGTCTCCGCCAAATGACGAGGGAGAAACACTGCCGATGGACGAACATAACAAACGTTCGGGCGACCGTCGGGATGCGATGATCACGTTGCACGTGCCGCGCAGTGTCTTGACGGCGCTCTGGGCGCTGGGATCGCTCATTGCGCTGGCACTTGTCGCCGTCGCCTTTGTTGCCGGGCTGGCGCTGCGCCCGGTGATGCCAACTGCGGCGCCAGTTGCAGTGACGACAATCATTCTGGAGGCGACCGCGACGTCCGCGCCGATTGTTGCTGCGATAAACGTTTCCACGTCGCCAACCGTTGTTGCGTCGCCAACAGCATTGCCAACCGACATCCCTACAACGCAACCAACGATCGACCTCATCCGCCCGACTGCAGCCTTTCCGACAGCCATGCTCCCCACAGCGGCGAGCACCGCAACGCCGGACACGGTCGACTTTCGCATCGACTCCCCGCCAGGAGCGGAGGGGCAACCACCAGCAGCCAACGCGCCGGTGCAGGCAGCAATCGCTCAACCACAACCGCAGGCGGCGCCTCCTGGCGGAGCGCCAGCGGCGCGACCGGCGGATGCCGGCGGCTCAGGCGGATCGGTGCGCCCCGTAGCGACGGCGCGCCCGGCACAACACGCCCTGCGCGGGAGTGTGCGCTGGTCGGCTGCCAGCAGCCCGATCCTTATTCAGAACGACCTGCTGGTGAGCAGCGGCGCATCGCTGATCATCGAACCGGGCGTCGAGGTGCAGATCGGGCGCGGGGTGTCACTGGTGATCGACGGTTCGATGGTGGCATTGGCAACTCCCGACCAACCGGTGCGTTTCACGCAGATCGGCGGCGGCGACGATCCACGGTTGCGTTGGGAAAGCATCATCGGGCGGGCTGGCAGCGTCATCGATCTGCGCAATGTGACGATCACCGGCGGCGGCGCCGGCGGCAGCGTGCTGACCGTGCAAGCGGGGCGGCTCTCGTTACAGAGCGCGCGTATCATTAACAATGGCGGTCACCTTCGTATCGACGACAGTTTTGTGATTATCCGCGACAGCGAGATTTCGGGCAATCGCATGCCCTACGGTTCGGCCATCGACATTACCCTGTCGCGTGGCGGCGGCGACAGCCCTGGCAGCGACATCGTGATTGTCAACAACCGCATCCTGAACAATGCACTGGTTGCCGGAACCGCGCCGCTGCGCATCACGAATCTCAGTTTCGAGCGCCCGGCGCGGATTGAGATCGAGCAGAACCTGCTGGTCGGCGCAGCCGGACCAAACCTGGCGCTCTTTACCAATGCTCAACTGATGGGGAATGTGCGGTGCAATACCCTGATCGGCGGCGCTAATGGGCTGAGCCTGCGCAGCGACGCGCCGCCGAACCTCAGCCCGATGCTCAACATCCGTGATAATGCTATCGAAGCCCACGAACCGCCGAACAATCCGTTCTACCGCCAGTTCAATATCG
This region includes:
- a CDS encoding DUF4255 domain-containing protein, which produces MSSALAIASVTAFLKSVLENGLVDEGVNASIGSDAIVSALPPDRIATGADERPQINLFLHQVTPHAGLRTGERSGQRMALGLDLHYLLTAYGAQDLQIEILLGYAALVLCRMPFAGRDAIREALATLASDDHGGIPPPTLQALAGFDPGSQIERLEIRPQYLSGEELTKIWSPLQARYRPSLSYRVSMVTIG
- a CDS encoding right-handed parallel beta-helix repeat-containing protein yields the protein MDEHNKRSGDRRDAMITLHVPRSVLTALWALGSLIALALVAVAFVAGLALRPVMPTAAPVAVTTIILEATATSAPIVAAINVSTSPTVVASPTALPTDIPTTQPTIDLIRPTAAFPTAMLPTAASTATPDTVDFRIDSPPGAEGQPPAANAPVQAAIAQPQPQAAPPGGAPAARPADAGGSGGSVRPVATARPAQHALRGSVRWSAASSPILIQNDLLVSSGASLIIEPGVEVQIGRGVSLVIDGSMVALATPDQPVRFTQIGGGDDPRLRWESIIGRAGSVIDLRNVTITGGGAGGSVLTVQAGRLSLQSARIINNGGHLRIDDSFVIIRDSEISGNRMPYGSAIDITLSRGGGDSPGSDIVIVNNRILNNALVAGTAPLRITNLSFERPARIEIEQNLLVGAAGPNLALFTNAQLMGNVRCNTLIGGANGLSLRSDAPPNLSPMLNIRDNAIEAHEPPNNPFYRQFNIGKGATSDLPLTMTNNWWELPSGPYEPAANPEGRGEAVGPNITFLPWLPERPACAPRF